A window of the Cannabis sativa cultivar Pink pepper isolate KNU-18-1 chromosome X, ASM2916894v1, whole genome shotgun sequence genome harbors these coding sequences:
- the LOC115713291 gene encoding uncharacterized protein LOC115713291, with product MGSPRPAEILYFYELISVPKKGDKLKDGFYGFRAHPANEGVVPYNRQTHVKEYRHRFFFSSGFRALDHPELLTEWVRIPPYERTAPTQVFLRRAQAFASYDRADLDVGGLVTTENCRKAKLILPYQSVEDSNLSQVICPNVRAPVAEKTFRDEIVATAENKYQEYLYRKAQEKAYSKAQAASGRTLRVGSPVERRSQAIAGKPLHIGDSTERRAPRPQPLVPEPNTGAPGASTSGAGGKSPLVVHYVPSVGEYVSLRPVGFDERLYRFRMPSTRWGDHLKEFYFSNLGDFLCRSRMGSGPPEPVPLGPSAYITSSWFRPSDNYLGDDAASIKIRNFARAELESQGRTSLFAISYVGCFPRMFKHLLSFVVAGISMDAILDQLAGVHTPEAPPAFNSSPMAPALKISSSAPLDTIDLVDDEEVLPGEGQEKQWGFSEEVEEGAGGLRALPEEVEKSEEEQEITLIRKRKGKMIAQEEPKRPWRADTLAHGLDGAVSPMEEHTAPPNIVLTPVPGDEARQELRIAKHNYAMDEYSRGFAEVEALRRVLRVEVQETINNPEYQDPWDLNLDPLSDWFRRFLGPTLAPFAAEMTGEFASQLTQCAPKRFATSASLNSIVQVQDLSHSLTVVSAL from the coding sequence ATGGGATCTCctcgcccggcggaaattttgtatttttatgaacttatttccgtccccaagaagggagacaaacttaaggacggtttttatgggttccgggcccaccctgctaacgaaggggtggtcccgtataacaggcagactcacgttaaggagtatcgccatcgctttttcttctcgtccggATTCAGGGCactggaccatccggagctccttactgagtgggtgaggattcCTCCATATGAACGGACTGCAcctactcaggtctttcttcggagagcccaggcctttgcctcttacgaccgggccgatcttgacgtcgggggtctggtcactacggagaactgcaggaaggcaaaactcatccttccgtatcaatccgtggaggactctaacctttcccaggtcatctgtcccaatgtgagggcgccggtcgcggagaagaccttccgggacgagatcgtcgccacggcagagaataaataccaggagtatctctaccggaaggcccaggagaaggcgtactctaaggcccaggcggcttcCGGGAGGACGCtccgcgtggggagcccggtggagagaaggagtcaggcgattgccgggaagccccttcacattggggattcaacggagagaagggctcccaggccacagcctttgGTTCCagagccgaacactggggctcctggtgccagcacttccggcgccggcggtaagtctcctttggtagttcattatgttccttccgttggcgaGTATGTCAGtcttaggcccgtagggttcgacgagcgtctgtataggtttaggatgccctcgacccggtggggagatcatttgaaggaattttatttttcaaacttaggagatttcctatgtcggtcccggatgggttctggtcctccagagcccgttcccttaggtccctcggcttacattacatccagctggttccggccttcggacaactatctcggagatgatgctgccagcataaaaattcggaactttgctagggccgaattagaaagtcagggtaggactagcttattTGCCATATCTTATGTTGGTtgtttcccacggatgttcaaacacttgctttcttttgttgtagcaggtatctccatggacgccatcttggatcagcttgctggggttcacactcctgaggctcctcctgCCTTTAATTCTTCCCCGATGGCCCCTGCtctaaagatttcttccagcgctcccctcgacactattgatttagtggatgacgaggaggtgctgccgggagaaggtcaagaaaagcaatggggcttttctgaggaagttgaagaaggtgcaggagggctccgggctcttcctgaggaagttgaaaaaagtgaagaagagcaagagattactctgattcgcaagcgtaagggcaaaatgattgcccaggaggagcccaaGCGGCCTTGGAGAGCTGATACTCTGGCCCACGGTCTTGATGGTGCggtctctcccatggaagagcatactgcccctcccaacattgtgctgactccggttcctggagacgaagcgaggcaggagcttcggatagccaagcataactatgccatggatgaatactcccgggggtttgctgaggtggaagcccttaggagggttctgcgggttgaggtgcaagaaaccatcaacaacccggagtaccaggatccgtgggacctaaatttggaccccctatcggactggttccgtcgcttccttgggcccaccttggctccctttgccgcggagatgactggcgagtttgcgtctcagcttacccagtgcgcgcctaagcggttcgctacttctgcttccctgaactccatcgtccaggtccaggacctcagccactccctcactgtggtaagtgctttgtaa